In the genome of Silvanigrella paludirubra, the window TTTAATATTAATTTTAATGAATTCTCCTTGCTGTCCAGTTTCTGGTCACCCCCTTTTTTCTTTAAAATTTTTTGTTACTCAAACCTTTGACAAATAAACAAGATGTTTATTTGTTTTTATAAGGATGTTGATTTGGAAAATGATAAGTTACTGGATGTTAAAAATGATTATTTATTTAAACGCATATTTGGGGAAGACGAAGAAATATTTATTGATTTTGCGAATAGTATTTTAAATTACCCGGAAGAAAGAAAAATAATGTCTGTCACTTTTTTAAACAATGAAGTGAATAAAGACAGTGAGTTTGATAAAGAGTCTCGGTTTGACGTAATTGCGCAACTAAATGATGGCTCCTTTGTAAATTTAGAAATGCAAATGAGAAACACAGGTGAGTATGAAAAACGTTGTTTGTATTATTGGGCAAAACTTTATGAAAAACAATTAGGTAAAGGAGAACCTTATCGTGTACTTGCACCTTCCATTTGTATTCATATTTTAAACTTCAATTTTTTTAAAGAAAAAGATGAATTTATGACTAATGTGGGTTTATTAGACATGAAAACCAATAAAGTCTTTTCTAAGGATTTGGAGTTTATCTTTTTAGAAGTTCCCAAAGTTCCAAAAACCTATTACAATAACCTAGAAAAATGGATGGTCTTTTTAAAGGGAACATCTAAAAAGGAGGTCATGAAAATGGACAATTCTGCAATAAATAAAGCTCAAGAAACTTTGGAATACTTAAGCCAAGACCCCGTTGCTCGGGCAAAGTATGAAGCTCGTTTAAAATACTTAAGTGACTACAACACAAGCATGTATACCGAGCGGCAAGAGGGGAGAGAAGAAGGGAGAGAAGAAGCTAAAATTCAATTTGCAAAAAAAATGCGCAGTGAAGGATTTTCTCCTGAAATCGTTATGAAAATAACAGGTCTAACTGCTGAAGAGCTTGAAAAGTTATAAGAGAAATTTTGTGTTTTAGTTTTAATTAAAATATTTATTATCCTATTAAGATTTGAGAAAGTGTATTTAAAATGATTAAAATAAGATTTTTCTTCCGGTAAAACAGTTACTGGAAAAATTTGAAAATTTCCCTCACCTATAGTCTTTAAACAATTTAAAAATCGATCATTTATATAATATTCATCACCAGTGCCATGGTGAAAATCAGTATATTTTTTACCCCAAGGCTCATGATTTGTATACAATTCTTCATCAATTTCAAGTTTTTCTACTTTACGAAATAAATAATCATCATATTTTGTATTTGTTTTTTTTATATAACACTATCAAATAAATAATATTTAAATTTTGGCTCAGCCCATGTTAATCAAAGTATTTGTTCATAAATATTCTCCAATAAAACCTAAGAGTAATTAATAAAATCTATAAAACATTAATTTTCATAAAAATCAATGTTTTGACTTATTATTACTTCTTCTTTCATTGCTAATAGAACTAGATCTGCTTGAACCTTTTGAAGAACTTGTGCTTTTTTGTTATTTCCGCTTTTATCACTTGCCCATGATTTGTTTTTTCATGCTTAATATTCAAATTATATTTCTCAAATATTGCTCAAAATGCTAGAGTTCAAATAAGTTCTCGTATTTTATTTTATCAGTTGAAATAATAAAAAAGAGTGAAGCCTATACTTGGTTCCTACTCATTGAAATCAATGAGAGGCGGTTTATTTAGAATAAAAGCTCTTCATATGCTTTTCAAATGGAAATACAAATTTACAAATTATTTACCTATTTGTGAGCAATTGTGCTCCCTGGCCGGATAATTGCACTTAGAGATAATTTTTGAAAATCCTCTCTAAGCTTTTCTTTTACTTTGATTTATTTGCAACAGAAACCTTTTATACATTAAAATGCGATTATTTGATCTCAAGACAACCATACTTATTTATCCCTTTTGTACCTGGTAGTGAACAAATAATATAAATAATTAAAATACCAATGAGAGGAATCATATGAATAAAGTACCACCATCCATTTTTATTTATATCGTGTAATCTCCTCACTGTAACAGAAATATATGGAGGTAATAATATAAGAGCGGAGATTATAGGAAATAGACTGAAAAAATTAATTTTTTCAGAATTATCAAAAACTATTTTGTTTATTAGAATAGGAATAAACCACAGCGAATAATAAAATAAATGAAAATACCAAAACTCAAGAACTGTTGATCTGCCTTCAAATCGAGCATACTTTTTTAAACTATGTATAATTGATTCAATAAAATTCATATATATTTTCCTTTCAATAATAAAATTAAATTATTTTCATATTTAATATAATTTTGCAAATCTATTTTAGAAAATTAGTTTTTTATTTCTATCTAGTTAATTAACAGCAAAGCAAAATATTATTTATGCTATCAAATCAAATATTTTAAGGACTTACTGAGCTAAACTTGCGGTCTAAAAATCAAATTTAGATTGAGAATAAGTAAAGTATTATAAAGAAATAATACATTTATTAAATTTTTTATAATAAAAAAAATAGTTTCAACAAATCTTGTATATTCAATTATCCCATTGAAATTAATTTAAAACCGTTTGTTTTTAAGAAAATCTTCTAATAATTTATGTTCTATTCAAAAGGCCGACCGATAATCAGTGGCAAAGTACCACTTGGATCATATATTTCACCTACACCGCAATAATCTTCTTCCCATTGTGCATTTAAATAGGAAACAGGATCGTTGCAAATATCTTCCCATGTTGCATTTGGAAATAAAGTCAATACCCAATGATCAATATCCCAAGAACAAAACTTTTTTAACTCAGGCAGCCAGCATAAAATACCAAATTCAGAATATCTATCACATTCTTCTATTAAGCTAACTGCTTCTAATTCATAATAGGCTTGCTGTATTACATTTATAATATTTAAATTAACATCATAAGTTGTGGCATCAATCCATATTTTTTCTCTTTTTAAATCTTCTAATTTATGAAACTTTACTTTTTTAGGATAAGCTTCATCTGGATTATAATCTAATTCTTTATTTGTTTCCAAAAAATTTATAAATTCTAACGGCAAATTTAAATTCATTTCTATCATTTTTAAAAATACTCTCCAAAAGCTCACGTGCAGTATGTAAATCAAATCATGTTTGGTAAAATATATTATATACAAAATAGAGACTATAAAAAAATAGTCTCAAATGAATTATCTATTTTTTATTATCCTAAAGGAATTAAACTAAATCCTTTAACATCATTTTTCTCAAATTCTTCTACCAGCTCTTTCGTTACTACCGTTACAATTTGATACCCATATACTCTAAATATATGAATTCCTTTTGGAACTTTAGAACGATCTAACACCATTTTATCAAAACCACGAAATTTACCAAGTTTATCTGGTCTATTGTCTTCTTCAGTCCACAAATTATATTTTGATAATTCTCTATCTACACAATCAATAACATTTAAAATATTTAAAATAAAATAAGGTTTTTCTTCCGGTAAAACAGTTACAGGAAAAATTTGAAAATTACCCTCACCTATAGTCTTTAAACAATTTAAAAAACGATCATTTATATAATATTCATCACCAGTGCCATGATGAAAATCAGTATATTTTTTACCCCATGGCTCATGATTTGTATACAATTCTTCATCAATTTCAAGTTTTTCTACTTTACGAAATAAATAATCATCATATTTTGTATTTGTTTTTTTTTTTGTATAACACTATCAAATAAATAATATTTAAATTTAGGCGCAGCCCATGTTAATTTAAATAATTCACTCATAAATATTCTCCAATAAAAAGTCTAAAAGCACTCAAAAAACACAATAAAACATTAAATAAAATAAAAATCAATTCTTTGATTTATTATTACTTCTAGTTTCATTGCTAATAGAACTAGCTCTGCTTGAACCTTTCGAAGAACTTGAGCTTTTGTTATTTCCGCTTTTATCACTAGCCCATGCGCCTTGTTTTGTAACCATATTATTCATTTCAGTAATATAATTTTTATATATTATAATGTATTTAATTCAATTCAGATAAAAATGAGACTATAAAAAAATATAGTCTAAAATGAAATTTCTATTTTTAAATTATCCAACAGGGATTAAAGTAAATCCTTTAACACCATTTTTCTCAAATTCTTCTACTAGCTCTTTCGTTACTACAGTTAAAATATCATAGCCTTTTAATAAAAAAATATGAACTCCATTTGGAACTTTAGTACGGTCTAAAACCATTTTATCAAAACCATGAAATTTACCAAGTTTATCTGGCCTATTGTCTTCTTCCGTCCATAAAGTAAATTTTGATAACTCTCTATCAACACAATCAATAACATTTAATGTATTTAAAATAAAATAAGGTTTTTCTTCTGGTAAAACTGTTATTGGTAATAATTGATAATTGGTTTCACCTACAGTTTTTAAACAATTGATAAACTTTTCATTTATGTAAAAAGCGCCTCCTAAACTCATATGAAAATCTGCAAATTTTTTGCCCCAAGATTTTCCAATAACAAGCTCATTTGCTATTTCAATTTTTTTTCCTTGTTGAAATACATAATCCTCATATATTTTTCCAGATATTTTTTCTAAAGGTTCATTTAATAATAAATATTTAAATTTTGACTCTGGCATATTTATTGGCAATG includes:
- a CDS encoding Rpn family recombination-promoting nuclease/putative transposase; the protein is MENDKLLDVKNDYLFKRIFGEDEEIFIDFANSILNYPEERKIMSVTFLNNEVNKDSEFDKESRFDVIAQLNDGSFVNLEMQMRNTGEYEKRCLYYWAKLYEKQLGKGEPYRVLAPSICIHILNFNFFKEKDEFMTNVGLLDMKTNKVFSKDLEFIFLEVPKVPKTYYNNLEKWMVFLKGTSKKEVMKMDNSAINKAQETLEYLSQDPVARAKYEARLKYLSDYNTSMYTERQEGREEGREEAKIQFAKKMRSEGFSPEIVMKITGLTAEELEKL
- a CDS encoding DUF805 domain-containing protein, producing the protein MNFIESIIHSLKKYARFEGRSTVLEFWYFHLFYYSLWFIPILINKIVFDNSEKINFFSLFPIISALILLPPYISVTVRRLHDINKNGWWYFIHMIPLIGILIIYIICSLPGTKGINKYGCLEIK
- a CDS encoding imm11 family protein; this translates as MYTNHEPWGKKYTDFHHGTGDEYYINDRFLNCLKTIGEGNFQIFPVTVLPEEKPYFILNILNVIDCVDRELSKYNLWTEEDNRPDKLGKFRGFDKMVLDRSKVPKGIHIFRVYGYQIVTVVTKELVEEFEKNDVKGFSLIPLG
- a CDS encoding imm11 family protein; its protein translation is MNELFRITLPINMPESKFKYLLLNEPLEKISGKIYEDYVFQQGKKIEIANELVIGKSWGKKFADFHMSLGGAFYINEKFINCLKTVGETNYQLLPITVLPEEKPYFILNTLNVIDCVDRELSKFTLWTEEDNRPDKLGKFHGFDKMVLDRTKVPNGVHIFLLKGYDILTVVTKELVEEFEKNGVKGFTLIPVG